From Salinicoccus roseus, one genomic window encodes:
- a CDS encoding DUF1189 family protein produces the protein MKYFTFFKRLLTFKKYPLFRTANFKHMLINIMIISILIALPNIISLFQSVNATSGLGNLESEIPDFRIVDGEYVGETETVSIRGNDILFSEDMTTDEMKDESSSILIGFLKDGIYIRDVQNSGFDYSYISQVETDEDLETFIEQQTSSLYFYVLVYIVFFVAVIMFFAVIFLSAGIYVLHLISQLMKKKSRFMNWFKFSTFATVAVLVPMIAIQLTAGPLLWWLYLLTLPFYYHYYAKLPKVKA, from the coding sequence ATGAAGTATTTCACTTTTTTCAAACGGCTGCTGACCTTCAAGAAGTATCCCCTGTTCAGGACAGCCAACTTCAAGCACATGCTCATCAATATAATGATCATATCCATATTGATCGCCCTGCCGAACATCATCTCACTTTTCCAGAGTGTCAATGCGACATCGGGCCTAGGAAACCTGGAGTCCGAAATACCCGATTTCCGCATCGTGGATGGTGAATATGTCGGAGAGACGGAGACAGTTTCAATCCGGGGGAACGATATCCTCTTCAGTGAAGATATGACCACGGATGAGATGAAGGACGAAAGTTCCAGCATCCTCATCGGATTCCTGAAAGATGGCATCTACATCAGGGATGTCCAGAATTCGGGCTTCGACTATTCATATATCAGCCAGGTCGAAACGGATGAGGACCTCGAAACCTTCATAGAGCAGCAGACATCCAGCCTGTACTTCTATGTCCTCGTCTACATCGTCTTCTTTGTGGCCGTCATCATGTTCTTTGCAGTCATCTTCCTTTCTGCCGGCATCTACGTGCTGCACCTGATATCACAGCTCATGAAGAAGAAGTCGCGGTTCATGAACTGGTTCAAATTCTCTACTTTCGCCACTGTCGCCGTCCTGGTTCCGATGATCGCCATCCAGCTTACAGCCGGACCGCTGCTCTGGTGGCTCTACTTGCTCACCCTGCCCTTCTATTACCACTACTACGCCAAACTTCCCAAAGTGAAAGCGTAA
- a CDS encoding peptidoglycan D,D-transpeptidase FtsI family protein, whose amino-acid sequence MKSRINIIMLLVFLLCLLLIFRLGYLQIVQGDTYQEEVENAQFVEINQSVPRGEIYDRNGNLLVGNASKKAVYFTRHRNMSSGEIMDVAVELSGYLDMETENLSLRDKQDYLINRYPDEVENLMAEEKTLLDNGNISQEQFNQELYQRIDEEQVSSVLTEEDLNTIAIYVEMVNARELNPTVIKSEGVTEEEFAEINESLELLDGISTGMDWERDYPYGETLRAVLGEVSSSEEGLPKELLDHYMARGYSRNDRVGKTYLEYQYENVLRGEKEQVKYSTDKSGEIISQEVVKEGEPGDDLYLTVDIDLQLELEELAEHHLTSLRSMAEEIQQRNSRSGEIDYTIIPEYLNTVVLVVQDPNNGDVLAMVGKRLDDKGEVVDYHYGALTSTYAVGSSVKGATVATGYQNDVIEAGETLVDEPLEFADGTTKSSFFNRDGKVAIDDQEALMVSSNVYMMKIAMGIAGMEYQPGMSLPNDVTEAGQTLRNGLSQFGLGVSTGIDLPNEARSLTPEFNNNPSSYLDLSIGQYDTYSALQLSQYVSTIANGGNRVGLHMAKEVREGDTNEEGAILQSFNGKVLNTVEFSPAELAQIQDGFFDVFNTHDTATDRYGTGWDAYHELEPKAAGKTGTAEAHFNGDPILNQTYTGYAPHDDPDMAFSVIFPNMPYTVPFFPAQYLGRDVINKYYELYHEEAAVAPYEYNTNDFYSKLVYGSY is encoded by the coding sequence ATGAAATCAAGGATCAATATCATCATGCTGCTTGTATTTCTCCTTTGCCTGCTGCTCATATTCCGATTGGGCTATCTTCAGATCGTTCAAGGGGATACATACCAGGAAGAAGTTGAAAATGCCCAGTTCGTCGAGATCAACCAGAGTGTTCCGCGGGGCGAGATATATGACAGGAACGGCAATCTGTTGGTAGGCAACGCCTCAAAGAAAGCCGTTTACTTTACACGGCACAGGAACATGTCATCCGGAGAAATCATGGATGTGGCAGTTGAACTCAGCGGTTATCTCGATATGGAGACGGAGAACCTTTCCCTGCGCGACAAGCAGGACTACCTCATCAACCGCTATCCGGATGAGGTGGAGAACCTGATGGCCGAAGAGAAGACGCTTCTTGATAACGGTAATATCTCACAGGAGCAGTTCAATCAGGAACTCTACCAGCGCATTGACGAAGAACAGGTTTCCTCAGTCCTTACGGAGGAGGATTTGAATACAATCGCAATATATGTCGAAATGGTCAATGCACGGGAGCTCAATCCCACGGTCATCAAGAGCGAAGGGGTGACCGAAGAGGAATTTGCCGAAATAAATGAATCGCTCGAACTGCTCGACGGTATATCTACAGGAATGGATTGGGAAAGGGACTACCCATACGGGGAAACCCTGCGGGCCGTCCTTGGAGAAGTGTCTTCCTCAGAGGAAGGCCTTCCAAAAGAGCTGCTCGACCATTATATGGCCCGTGGATATTCCCGGAACGACAGGGTAGGGAAGACCTATCTCGAATACCAGTACGAGAATGTGCTCAGGGGCGAGAAGGAGCAGGTCAAATACTCGACCGACAAGTCCGGGGAGATCATCAGCCAGGAAGTGGTCAAGGAAGGCGAGCCGGGCGATGACCTCTACCTTACGGTGGATATCGATCTGCAGCTTGAACTTGAGGAACTTGCAGAGCATCATCTTACATCATTGAGAAGTATGGCTGAAGAGATCCAGCAACGGAACAGCCGGAGCGGGGAAATCGACTATACGATCATCCCGGAATACCTCAACACGGTCGTCCTGGTGGTACAGGATCCGAATAATGGGGATGTGCTGGCCATGGTCGGAAAACGCCTTGATGACAAAGGGGAAGTCGTCGACTATCATTACGGTGCACTGACTTCGACTTATGCCGTGGGATCCTCCGTAAAGGGTGCCACAGTGGCGACTGGCTATCAGAACGACGTCATCGAAGCCGGCGAGACGCTTGTCGATGAGCCGCTTGAATTTGCTGACGGGACCACAAAAAGTTCCTTCTTCAACAGGGACGGCAAGGTTGCCATCGACGATCAGGAAGCATTGATGGTCTCCTCCAACGTCTACATGATGAAGATAGCGATGGGGATTGCCGGCATGGAGTATCAGCCGGGCATGTCCCTCCCGAATGATGTCACAGAGGCTGGCCAGACATTGCGGAATGGCCTCAGCCAATTCGGCCTTGGCGTTTCAACCGGCATCGACCTCCCGAATGAAGCCAGGAGTCTGACACCTGAATTCAACAACAATCCCAGCAGCTATCTCGACCTGTCCATCGGACAGTATGATACGTATTCAGCACTCCAGCTGTCACAGTACGTTTCGACGATTGCCAATGGAGGCAACAGGGTGGGGCTTCATATGGCCAAGGAAGTTCGTGAAGGGGATACGAACGAGGAGGGCGCCATCCTCCAGTCCTTCAATGGAAAAGTGCTGAACACGGTTGAGTTTTCACCTGCAGAACTCGCCCAGATCCAAGATGGCTTCTTTGACGTATTCAACACCCATGACACTGCTACCGACCGCTACGGTACCGGGTGGGATGCCTACCATGAACTAGAGCCCAAGGCAGCCGGCAAGACGGGGACTGCAGAAGCACATTTCAATGGGGATCCCATATTGAACCAGACATACACAGGATATGCGCCTCACGATGACCCGGACATGGCATTCTCGGTCATCTTCCCAAACATGCCATACACAGTGCCGTTCTTCCCGGCTCAGTATCTGGGCAGGGACGTCATCAACAAATACTACGAATTGTACCATGAAGAAGCGGCAGTCGCCCCTTACGAATATAATACGAACGACTTCTATTCTAAACTTGTATACGGCAGCTATTAG
- a CDS encoding superoxide dismutase: MAFELPELPYAYDALEPHIDKETMEIHHTKHHNTYVTKLNDAVKGTEFENKSIEDVIKNLDSVPEDKKTAVRNNGGGHLNHSLFWELLSPESKEVSGEVKDAIESKFGSVDKFKEEFEAAGAGRFGSGWAWLVVNNGELEIVSTPNQDNPVTDGKTPILGVDVWEHAYYLKYQNKRPEYLKAFWNVVNWDKVNELYSKAK; the protein is encoded by the coding sequence ATGGCTTTTGAACTACCAGAACTACCTTATGCTTATGATGCATTGGAACCACACATCGACAAAGAAACTATGGAAATTCACCACACAAAGCATCATAACACTTATGTGACCAAACTCAATGATGCTGTCAAAGGAACGGAATTCGAGAACAAATCCATCGAGGACGTAATCAAGAATCTCGATTCTGTACCAGAAGACAAGAAGACAGCAGTGAGAAACAATGGCGGCGGTCATTTGAACCACTCACTATTCTGGGAACTTCTCTCTCCTGAATCCAAAGAGGTTTCCGGTGAAGTTAAAGATGCAATCGAATCCAAATTCGGATCTGTCGACAAGTTCAAGGAAGAATTTGAAGCAGCAGGCGCAGGCCGATTCGGTTCAGGCTGGGCTTGGCTGGTTGTAAACAATGGTGAACTCGAAATCGTGTCCACTCCAAACCAGGACAACCCTGTCACAGATGGCAAGACACCAATCCTTGGTGTGGACGTATGGGAGCATGCGTACTATCTGAAGTATCAGAACAAACGTCCGGAATACCTGAAAGCATTTTGGAACGTAGTCAATTGGGATAAAGTAAACGAACTCTACAGCAAAGCAAAATAA
- a CDS encoding phosphate ABC transporter substrate-binding protein PstS family protein codes for MKKSIFMAALLMSLVFILAACGGGNASDPSEESTEGSNGEATEGSEANAEEGGSLSGSVTGDGSSTVAPILELINEDFNAEYPEVQVSIGVSGTGGGFEKFVAGETDFQNASREIKEEEVSALEEAGIDFTEFKVANDGLTVAVNTENDFVDYLTFEELKTIYSGEAETWSDVRDEFPDEEITAYAPDQSHGTHDFFKEAVMEDGDITAELNQDTNVISQSVASSEGAIGFFGYNYYMVNQENLKGVPLQGPESEEPVEVTEETVMSYEYPLARPLFVYAKNESLENNESFMQFMEFTLNNASSAAEEAGYVPLTEDEMQEQKDKLEAFK; via the coding sequence ATGAAAAAGAGTATCTTTATGGCTGCATTGCTGATGAGCCTGGTATTCATTCTGGCAGCATGCGGAGGCGGCAATGCAAGTGATCCATCTGAAGAAAGTACAGAGGGCAGCAACGGAGAAGCGACGGAAGGATCTGAAGCGAATGCGGAAGAGGGTGGCTCCCTGTCAGGCAGCGTTACTGGTGACGGATCATCCACAGTTGCACCAATCCTCGAACTGATAAATGAAGATTTCAATGCCGAGTATCCGGAAGTTCAGGTTTCCATCGGCGTATCCGGTACAGGCGGAGGCTTCGAGAAATTCGTAGCTGGCGAGACGGATTTCCAGAACGCCTCCCGTGAAATCAAGGAAGAAGAAGTTTCTGCACTGGAAGAAGCAGGCATCGACTTCACTGAATTCAAAGTTGCGAACGACGGCCTGACGGTTGCAGTCAATACGGAGAATGATTTCGTCGACTACCTGACTTTCGAAGAGCTGAAGACGATCTACAGCGGCGAAGCTGAAACTTGGAGCGATGTCCGTGATGAATTCCCTGATGAGGAAATCACAGCTTACGCGCCGGATCAGTCACACGGCACACACGACTTCTTCAAGGAAGCGGTCATGGAAGATGGCGATATCACAGCTGAATTGAACCAGGACACGAACGTCATCTCCCAATCCGTGGCAAGCAGCGAAGGTGCGATTGGATTCTTCGGATATAACTACTACATGGTGAACCAGGAAAATCTGAAAGGTGTTCCACTTCAAGGTCCTGAAAGTGAAGAGCCTGTTGAAGTCACTGAAGAGACTGTCATGAGCTATGAGTATCCGTTAGCACGTCCACTGTTCGTATACGCCAAGAATGAATCCCTTGAAAATAACGAGTCATTCATGCAGTTCATGGAATTCACCCTCAACAATGCTTCATCTGCAGCAGAAGAGGCTGGATATGTTCCGCTGACTGAAGACGAGATGCAGGAACAGAAGGACAAGCTCGAAGCGTTCAAGTAG